One Holosporales bacterium genomic window carries:
- a CDS encoding ABC transporter substrate-binding protein has protein sequence MNRKIFAATAAVCGIIGVTYFSTREDLPLVAIANYGPHASLEASLRGIKAELADCGLIEGKTIRYEIADVGFDPTLISQMITKLKASKPKVMIVKATPVAQFAKGKVQDIPLVYCDIMDPVAAGLIKDKAHSHKNMTGSSDQEDLGPFLNFVKTILPRVKTVGLLYSTSESNDAAMVRMMKDAAVKVGLSVFAVPVDQSRDIPMRMQEFRGKVDFIYVGTSGPTQPALPIIASEAQKMGIPVFNAEEQAVRDGLALASFGVNYESVGRNAGKLTAKLLKGASVKNLPPIFPQTQDYRCFVNKKLAKKFGIKIPENATAVE, from the coding sequence ATGAATAGGAAAATATTTGCTGCAACTGCAGCTGTTTGTGGAATTATTGGTGTTACTTATTTTAGCACAAGAGAGGACTTACCTTTGGTGGCCATTGCCAATTATGGGCCACATGCTTCCCTTGAAGCTTCGCTGCGCGGCATTAAAGCGGAGCTTGCAGATTGTGGACTTATCGAAGGGAAAACAATCAGATATGAAATCGCCGATGTTGGTTTTGATCCGACTCTCATTTCACAAATGATCACAAAACTCAAAGCATCAAAGCCGAAAGTGATGATTGTAAAAGCCACCCCAGTTGCGCAGTTCGCTAAAGGAAAAGTCCAGGATATTCCGCTGGTTTACTGCGACATTATGGATCCGGTTGCTGCAGGTCTTATAAAAGACAAGGCGCATTCTCATAAAAATATGACCGGAAGTTCTGATCAAGAGGATTTAGGGCCGTTTCTGAACTTTGTGAAAACCATACTGCCACGGGTCAAAACCGTTGGATTGCTGTACTCTACCTCTGAAAGTAACGACGCCGCGATGGTTAGGATGATGAAGGATGCGGCCGTGAAAGTAGGATTGTCTGTTTTTGCAGTTCCGGTGGATCAATCTCGTGATATACCAATGCGAATGCAAGAATTTCGCGGGAAAGTCGATTTTATATACGTTGGTACCAGCGGTCCGACTCAGCCGGCCCTTCCAATCATTGCGTCTGAAGCTCAAAAAATGGGAATACCAGTGTTTAACGCAGAGGAGCAGGCGGTGCGAGATGGATTGGCTCTTGCAAGCTTTGGTGTAAACTATGAATCCGTTGGAAGAAATGCCGGAAAACTGACAGCAAAACTGCTGAAGGGAGCTTCTGTAAAAAACCTACCGCCGATTTTTCCGCAAACGCAGGATTACAGATGCTTTGTGAATAAGAAGTTGGCTAAGAAATTTGGGATTAAAATTCCGGAAAACGCAACTGCTGTAGAGTAA
- a CDS encoding ATP-binding cassette domain-containing protein, which produces MLKISGVTKSFSGVFEPVLKGIDLSLKEGEFCTLIGANGSGKSTLMKIISGEYFADSGEIRRSGTVSQVVQDVNKGTIPSMTMLENIALGRTKTPRFSFYKRHKNEIIDKVKSLNIGLEKFIDQPIGVLSGGQRQIIATLMALNSDGKILLLDEHTSALDPKMQLLLMEYTAKSVRELGLTTLMITHNMEDAVKYGDRLIMMHKGRIVVDVNGRKKSNLKIHSLLEMFHKFEDQNLLHGGGESVC; this is translated from the coding sequence ATGTTAAAAATAAGCGGCGTAACAAAGTCATTTAGCGGAGTTTTTGAGCCAGTTCTTAAGGGAATAGACTTATCGCTAAAGGAAGGTGAGTTTTGCACCCTTATTGGCGCAAACGGATCCGGAAAATCAACCTTGATGAAAATCATCAGCGGAGAATATTTTGCTGACTCTGGTGAAATCAGGCGCAGCGGCACTGTATCGCAGGTTGTGCAGGATGTGAATAAGGGGACGATTCCCTCCATGACTATGTTAGAGAACATCGCCTTAGGCCGCACGAAAACTCCACGTTTTTCCTTCTACAAGCGCCATAAAAACGAGATCATAGATAAAGTCAAATCTTTGAATATTGGCTTGGAAAAATTCATCGATCAGCCGATCGGCGTCTTATCCGGCGGTCAGCGGCAGATTATCGCAACGTTAATGGCGTTGAATTCGGACGGCAAAATTCTGCTGCTGGACGAACATACATCGGCCCTAGATCCCAAAATGCAGCTGTTACTGATGGAATACACCGCAAAGTCTGTGCGTGAGTTGGGACTGACAACGCTTATGATTACGCACAATATGGAAGACGCTGTGAAATACGGAGACCGTCTGATTATGATGCATAAAGGCCGAATTGTTGTTGATGTGAATGGACGCAAAAAATCGAATTTAAAGATTCACTCTTTACTGGAAATGTTTCACAAGTTTGAGGATCAAAATCTGCTGCACGGTGGAGGGGAAAGTGTCTGCTGA